A window from Dermacentor albipictus isolate Rhodes 1998 colony chromosome 10, USDA_Dalb.pri_finalv2, whole genome shotgun sequence encodes these proteins:
- the LOC139050858 gene encoding solute carrier family 22 member 7-like, producing MNVVLPQRLAGADLQTSESLDCEEAFGHGPFQTRMLVLILLGLFSVNSQAMVSSLVTGDIDHWCKPLAGFNISAADWKNIAIPIEADGRFSRCRIYERCMPPADHIDSADHRKSGAVLTGADKWYSRCFQNTSDPRDMPCEEWDYDVRTAEASAVSSWNMVCDRRLLPAALVALQNAGAVVALILAGVFVDYVGRRAMLLSSAAALVTCTVCTIAATNYVWYAVVRFLTGGSVSVHMIFTCLIPFEVMTHAHRPQQLLLLVVLGMMLCEVWSVIVKPVVIDWRLKQVMFLAPMTLLLPALSTARESPRWLVAKGRLDVAEAVMMEAAETNNVPLPVTACLVEKLREQIKNNANGEGADMEDLVDYRSLRRRALAMFAVCFSMSFIFYLGVFSTASYNEFWIPCFTVVITLATYAGMHFLITGVALVRVLSVCFLLTGSIQCALSVAVGGGYVMITKTLLVLSKGVSNVILVHCYTYVLELFPSAVRAGVFCWAFAFGRVATVCAAMTLVLKPAGHEDMMFAVAGLFPFVSLLVIRVLPRTTVVEEALIVARRASDLSRMSMNRMKRTLVQGILRKKSKTGSMESSKSSSRKTGRTGGSKSPDIFKVSRRFQAKAMLE from the coding sequence ATGAACGTCGTCCTCCCCCAGCGGCTGGCCGGCGCCGATCTCCAAACAAGCGAGTCTCTTGACTGCGAGGAAGCCTTTGGTCACGGCCCCTTCCAGACGAGGATGCTCGTTCTCATTCTTCTGGGACTGTTCTCGGTTAATTCCCAAGCCATGGTGAGCTCCCTTGTCACAGGTGACATCGACCATTGGTGCAAGCCGCTCGCCGGTTTCAACATCTCTGCAGCCGATTGGAAAAATATTGCCATACCGATCGAGGCCGATGGACGCTTCAGCCGCTGCCGTATTTACGAACGCTGCATGCCACCCGCTGACCACATCGATTCCGCTGACCATCGCAAGAGCGGCGCTGTACTAACCGGGGCCGACAAGTGGTACAGCCGATGCTTCCAGAACACCAGCGACCCACGCGACATGCCCTGTGAAGAGTGGGATTACGATGTTCGGACGGCCGAGGCCAGTGCGGTAAGCTCTTGGAACATGGTATGCGACCGACGCTTGCTTCCGGCCGCTCTTGTCGCGCTGCAGAACGCCGGCGCGGTCGTTGCCCTCATCCTAGCCGGAGTCTTCGTTGACTATGTCGGAAGGAGAGCCATGCTACTGTCCTCCGCCGCAGCGTTAGTGACATGCACGGTGTGTACCATCGCGGCCACAAATTACGTGTGGTACGCTGTGGTGCGCTTCCTTACCGGGGGCAGTGTCTCGGTACACATGATTTTTACCTGCCTCATACCGTTCGAGGTGATGACGCACGCGCACAGGCCTCAGCAATTGCTCCTCCTGGTGGTTCTGGGCATGATGTTATGTGAGGTCTGGAGTGTCATCGTCAAACCGGTGGTCATCGACTGGCGCCTGAAGCAGGTGATGTTCCTGGCCCCGATGACTCTCCTGCTCCCGGCTTTGTCTACCGCTCGAGAGTCGCCCCGATGGCTCGTCGCGAAAGGAAGACTGGACGTGGCTGAAGCAGTCATGATGGAGGCTGCCGAAACCAACAATGTCCCACTTCCCGTCACGGCCTGTCTCGTGGAGAAGCTGAGAGAACAGATCAAGAACAACGCAAATGGCGAAGGTGCGGATATGGAAGACTTGGTCGACTATCGCTCCCTCCGGCGTCGAGCGTTGGCCATGTTTGCCGTTTGCTTCTCCATGTCTTTTATATTTTACCTCGGCGTCTTTTCGACAGCGTCGTATAACGAATTTTGGATCCCGTGCTTCACGGTTGTCATCACACTGGCGACGTACGCGGGGATGCACTTCCTGATCACCGGCGTCGCACTCGTCAGAGTGCTCAGCGTGTGCTTCCTCTTGACGGGTTCCATACAATGCGCGCTGAGTGTGGCGGTGGGCGGTGGATACGTCATGATCACAAAGACTTTACTCGTCCTGTCCAAGGGTGTCTCTAACGTAATCCTTGTACACTGTTACACCTACGTCCTGGAACTCTTTCCATCGGCAGTGCGAGCCGGTGTCTTCTGCTGGGCGTTTGCCTTCGGGCGTGTCGCGACCGTGTGCGCGGCAATGACCCTCGTGCTGAAGCCAGCCGGACACGAAGACATGATGTTCGCCGTCGCGGGACTTTTCCCCTTCGTCTCCCTTCTCGTCATTCGCGTCCTGCCACGCACGACAGTGGTGGAAGAAGCACTAATCGTGGCAAGGCGCGCTTCAGACTTATCCAGGATGTCAATGAATCGCATGAAACGAACCCTCGTACAGGGGATATTACGCAAGAAGTCCAAGACCGGAAGCATGGAGAGCTCCAAGTCATCCAGCAGGAAGACTGGGAGGACTGGTGGCAGCAAAAGTCCTGACATTTTTAAAGTGTCTCGTCGATTTCAAGCCAAGGCAATGCTGGAGTGA